TTAGGGGGGATTACATGGTGAAAGATAATCAGATGGAATATTATAGACACTGTAATCATTCTTATGAAGAGAGACTTAGTATGCACTCTGAGGAAAAAAAGAAAATGGTTGAAAAAGCTTCAATGTTTATTAAAGATGGAAAAACCTATTTCTTTGATGTGTCTACAAGTATTCAATTCCTAGCTAAGGCTGTAGATAAGGAGATTACGGTATATACACATTCTTTAGATAATCTATATATTCTTTCAGATAAAGAGAAAGTTTCATTGTATTCTATTGGAGAAAATTTTAATAGAAAGAATAGATTTTTTTATAAAAATGATAAGGAAGATTATTTTAAAGGAATAGAATTTGATGTAGCTTTTTTAGGTGCTACAGCTATAACTAGAGATGGAATATACTATGACGATGAAGAAGATGCTGTTATTAAAAGAGAGGCTGCTAAAAAGTCCAAAACAGTTATTTTATTGGCAGAACATGAAAAGTATGAAAATATTTCTTACTATAAAGGATTGGATTTAAAGAATATAGATATTATTATAGTTGATCCAATAGCTAGTAATTCTTTTGTAGATATAATAGTATCTCAAAACATTAATATTGATCCCCACAGTTTAATTATAATTTAACCTGACTAACTTGGCGTAAGTCTCCGAATCACTCTGTGCAAGTGATTCACACCAAATTAAAATTTGGGCTCTCTGCTTGCACTTTGTACAGCTATTCACACCAAATACAAAATAAATTTTGTTTTGTCTGCTTGCACTCTGCGAAAGCGATTCACACAAAATGGAAAAGAAGATTTTGGTTCTCTGCTTGCACTCTGTGAAAGCGATTCACACAAAATCGAAAAGAAGATTTTGGTTCTCTGCTTTTCTTCAAGTGGAGTTCGACGCCAAGTAAGCCGTGCATTTGCAGTTCTAAAATTCAGATGGGGTAAAAGAATCCCCACATGAATTAAGAACTTACTTCAATTAATGTAAAATAGTTTGAAAATTAAAAGATAGGATTGGTTGAATGTATCAAGAAGAAAGACTTTTGAAAATACTTCATTATTTAAAAGAGAACAATACAATGTCTATTCATGATATTTGTACAATGTTTAATGTTTCAAGGGATACTGCAAGACGAGATATTATAAAACTTATAGAGCAGGGAACTGCAATTCGTACTCATGGAGGGATTACTCTTCCAGTGCTTAGAAATACTATTGAGGCCTATAGAGAAAGACTTAAATATTATTCAAAGGAAAAAAAGTATATTGCAAAAAAGGCTTTGGAATTTATCAATGAAAAAGAACATTATTTTTTTGATGTTTCTACAACCATCAGCTTTTTAGCAGAATATTTAAATAAGAGAGTTACTATAGTAACCCATTCACTAGATAATATTGAAATACTTTCAGAAAAAAAAGATATTTATGTAAATTCTGTTGGAGGATTACTTAATAATAAGAATAGATTCTTTTATAAACCAGGATGTGAAGATCTAATTAAAGGTATGAGGTTTGATACAGCGTTTATAGGGGCAGCGTCTGTGAGCGAAGATGGAATATACTATGATGATGAGGAAGATGCTTTTATTAAGCAGTCAGCTATAAAAAAATCTGATAAAGTCATTATACTTACAGATTGTAAAAAGTTTAAGAACTCTAGTTATTATAAAGGAGTAAATTGGAATCAGATAGATATTATAATTACAGATGATAAACCACCTAAGAATTTTATGGATATTATTCAGAAAGAAAATATTCAGCTGATTATTGCTGAATAGTGGGAAGAGACGAAGTAAAATTAAAGTGTAAAGTTTTCAAAGAACAAATATCAAATGGGGAAAGTGATGGTAGTAAATTGACTTAATAAGTGCATAGTTGACAATTGAAAGTGATGGAGATTTTTCTTCCAAATTATAAATTAGCAGGAGGTTGTATTAATGAGTAAGATTAAAATGATATGTCTTGATATCGATGGAACACTTTTAAATTCCAGACACCAGATTTCAAAGATAACTAAAGAAGTAATTAAAACTGTTTCAAATGATAAAAAAATTCCAGTAATATTAGTGTCTGCAAGAATGCCTAAGGGGATATTGTTTTTACAGGAAGAGTTGCAGATAAAACAGTCTATTATATGTTATAGCGGAGCTTTGATTTTAGATGAAAGCAGAGATGTTTTGTCGAAAAAGATTATATCTGTTTATGACTTAGAAAAATTATATAAGTTGGTTCAGTGTGAAAAGGTTCACATGAGCTTGTATAAGGATGATGAATGGTATATAGAAGGCATGGACTACTGGGCTAAACAGGAGAGTGATATAACAAACATTACTCCAAATATTGTTGATTTTAGTGAGCTTATTAAGCTTTGGAAGAAAGAAAGGACAGGTCCTAATAAGATTTTATGTATGTCAGAGGCTGGTAGGATAAATTCATTAAAAGAAAAGATAGGAGATTATGATTTAAACATATATCCTTCAAAACCAACCTATCTTGAGATTATGCCTAAGGAAGCTTCAAAGACCTCTGCCATTGATGTCCTTAGAAGAAAGTTTAATATAAAACAAGAAGAAATACTTGCTATGGGAGATAATTATAATGACATGGATATGATAGAATATGCAGGGCTTGGTATTGCTATGGGAAATGCTCCAGATAAAGTTAAAGAATGTGCAAATAAAATAGCTTTAACTAATGATGAAGATGGGGTGGCAGAGGCTATTAGGGAGTTTGTTTTTGGCGATGATTAGTAATAGTTTTAACATCATAAGATCATTATTTTTTATGAATAAAGTTAAGGTTAAATCTTCAAGTAAAAAAGTCAGCAGGTACTAATCATACCTTCTGACTTTTTTTCTATTAATTCTAATTATTTGATTAAATTTTTAAAAATATGGGAATAATAAATTAAGCATCATAAATAATATAAAACTTTAGAACTTAATATGAAATTTAAAAAAATAATTTACATAAAAAATTAACATTTTAAAGAAAGGACGGTCATTTATGCCTTATATATACATGCAAGTCAGTATTGTAATTTTAATTTTATCAATATTTATAGTAGTTGCTTTTGAAATAAGACATAGGTATGATTATTTAGAACAATTGCCTCCAATTAATTTAAAAGGAGATGATGTAAATAGTCATGCTGCTTATGTGTCAGATTATCATGGGAGAGCAAAAACTACAAATGGTAAGAGAAAGATAATGAAAAGTATTGATAAAGATTATAGAGATATAATTAAGGGATATGAGTATATAGATGGAGATATTAGACGCAATAAAGATATTGTACCTGCAGCAGAATGGCTGATGGATAATCTTTATTTAATAGAAAAGGAATATAAGGATATAAAACATAATTTACCAGAATATTGCTATAAAAGCTTACCTGCTATAAATAAAG
This genomic window from Clostridium pasteurianum DSM 525 = ATCC 6013 contains:
- a CDS encoding DeoR/GlpR family DNA-binding transcription regulator: MYQEERLLKILHYLKENNTMSIHDICTMFNVSRDTARRDIIKLIEQGTAIRTHGGITLPVLRNTIEAYRERLKYYSKEKKYIAKKALEFINEKEHYFFDVSTTISFLAEYLNKRVTIVTHSLDNIEILSEKKDIYVNSVGGLLNNKNRFFYKPGCEDLIKGMRFDTAFIGAASVSEDGIYYDDEEDAFIKQSAIKKSDKVIILTDCKKFKNSSYYKGVNWNQIDIIITDDKPPKNFMDIIQKENIQLIIAE
- a CDS encoding Cof-type HAD-IIB family hydrolase encodes the protein MSKIKMICLDIDGTLLNSRHQISKITKEVIKTVSNDKKIPVILVSARMPKGILFLQEELQIKQSIICYSGALILDESRDVLSKKIISVYDLEKLYKLVQCEKVHMSLYKDDEWYIEGMDYWAKQESDITNITPNIVDFSELIKLWKKERTGPNKILCMSEAGRINSLKEKIGDYDLNIYPSKPTYLEIMPKEASKTSAIDVLRRKFNIKQEEILAMGDNYNDMDMIEYAGLGIAMGNAPDKVKECANKIALTNDEDGVAEAIREFVFGDD
- a CDS encoding DeoR/GlpR family DNA-binding transcription regulator, which encodes MVKDNQMEYYRHCNHSYEERLSMHSEEKKKMVEKASMFIKDGKTYFFDVSTSIQFLAKAVDKEITVYTHSLDNLYILSDKEKVSLYSIGENFNRKNRFFYKNDKEDYFKGIEFDVAFLGATAITRDGIYYDDEEDAVIKREAAKKSKTVILLAEHEKYENISYYKGLDLKNIDIIIVDPIASNSFVDIIVSQNINIDPHSLIII